The Kiritimatiellaceae bacterium genome contains a region encoding:
- a CDS encoding PAS domain S-box protein, giving the protein MKQNGQPRLSLSATEGLKAASVFILIFILLTAGFITAGCFYYKNYKQTHQAEVERQLLAIADLKVGELTQYRKERLGDAAIFHNNPVFSQLVRRFLDQPEDTEANRLLRIWLKKNQEHYQYDQVFLLDAQGAARMAVPGLTTPVPSLILARLPELFQSGQVVFQDFYRPAPGSPVYLSLLVPIRDEENSRPLGVLVLQINPATYLYPFIQSWPIPSSTAETLLVRREGNEVVFLNELRFRKNTALAMRGSLTLTNVPAVKAALGQSGIVEGDDYRGEPVVAAIRAIPDSPWFMVARQDKTEVVAPLQAQLWQVVGMVGVLLFGSAAAIGLVWRQQRVRFYQEKAKTAEALRETNDYLENLIDYANAPIIVWNADGRITRFNRAFESIAGMNAEQVLGQGLEVLFAEDQKARAMGIVKRASEGERFDLVEVPIRHADGSQRTVLWNSAPIFGPDGKRQMATIAQGQDITNRKEAQEKLIEAMDELRVSNRDLEQFAYIASHDLQEPLRMVSNYVQLIERRYKDKLDQDARDFIYYASDGAMRMQKLIDSLLEYSRLHSRQKPFAPVDLNRILQRVLRDFEKRIFESGAHVTAGPLPGVSGDEVQLGQVFQNLISNALKFKGDKSPEVQISADEFPDHWKITVRDNGIGIAPEYQERIFKIFQRLHSRADYPGTGIGLAVFKRIIERHGGKSGVESEAGKGSSFWFTLPKKGKN; this is encoded by the coding sequence ATGAAACAAAACGGTCAGCCTCGGCTTTCGTTGTCAGCAACAGAAGGGCTGAAAGCCGCGTCTGTTTTCATTCTGATTTTTATTCTTCTGACAGCCGGGTTCATCACCGCCGGATGTTTTTATTACAAAAATTACAAACAGACTCATCAGGCCGAAGTTGAGCGCCAGCTTCTGGCCATCGCCGACCTGAAAGTCGGCGAGCTGACACAGTACCGCAAAGAGCGGCTGGGCGATGCCGCCATCTTTCACAACAACCCCGTGTTCTCACAATTAGTGCGCCGCTTCCTTGATCAGCCGGAAGATACGGAGGCGAATCGCCTGCTCCGGATATGGCTGAAAAAAAATCAGGAGCACTATCAATACGATCAGGTTTTCCTGCTGGACGCTCAGGGCGCCGCGCGGATGGCCGTCCCCGGGCTGACCACACCGGTTCCCTCTTTGATTTTAGCGCGCCTGCCGGAACTTTTTCAGTCGGGGCAGGTGGTCTTTCAGGATTTTTACCGGCCCGCACCGGGTTCGCCGGTTTACCTGTCGTTGCTGGTTCCCATTCGTGATGAAGAAAACAGCCGTCCGCTGGGTGTGCTGGTTCTGCAAATCAACCCGGCCACCTACCTTTATCCGTTCATCCAGAGCTGGCCCATACCCAGCAGTACGGCCGAAACGCTGCTGGTTCGCCGGGAAGGGAACGAAGTCGTTTTTCTGAACGAACTCCGTTTCCGGAAAAATACCGCGCTCGCCATGCGGGGATCGCTGACCCTCACCAACGTGCCGGCGGTGAAAGCTGCACTGGGACAAAGCGGGATCGTCGAAGGAGATGATTACCGGGGTGAGCCGGTGGTTGCTGCGATTCGCGCCATCCCGGATTCGCCCTGGTTCATGGTGGCCCGTCAGGACAAAACGGAAGTGGTTGCCCCGTTGCAGGCGCAACTCTGGCAGGTGGTCGGTATGGTCGGCGTTCTGCTGTTTGGTTCCGCCGCTGCGATCGGACTGGTCTGGCGGCAGCAGCGCGTCCGGTTTTATCAGGAAAAGGCGAAAACGGCGGAGGCGTTGCGCGAAACCAATGACTATCTGGAAAATCTGATCGACTACGCCAACGCCCCGATCATCGTTTGGAATGCGGACGGCAGGATCACCCGTTTCAATCGCGCCTTCGAATCAATCGCAGGGATGAATGCGGAGCAGGTTCTGGGTCAGGGGCTGGAGGTTCTTTTTGCCGAGGATCAAAAAGCGCGCGCCATGGGAATTGTGAAGAGGGCGAGTGAAGGCGAACGCTTTGATCTGGTGGAGGTCCCTATTCGGCACGCGGACGGTTCACAGCGGACGGTTCTTTGGAACTCGGCGCCCATCTTCGGCCCGGACGGCAAGAGGCAGATGGCCACGATCGCGCAGGGTCAGGATATCACGAACCGGAAAGAAGCTCAGGAGAAACTGATCGAGGCCATGGATGAGCTGCGTGTTTCCAACCGGGATCTGGAACAGTTTGCCTACATCGCCTCACACGACCTGCAGGAACCGCTGCGTATGGTTTCAAATTATGTTCAGCTCATTGAACGGCGCTATAAGGACAAGCTGGATCAGGACGCGCGGGACTTCATCTATTATGCCTCGGACGGCGCGATGCGCATGCAGAAGCTCATTGATTCTCTTCTGGAATATTCCCGTCTGCATTCCCGCCAGAAACCCTTCGCGCCGGTTGACCTGAATCGGATCCTTCAGCGGGTTTTGCGGGATTTTGAAAAACGTATTTTTGAATCCGGCGCGCACGTCACCGCCGGGCCGCTTCCCGGAGTTTCCGGCGACGAGGTGCAGCTTGGACAGGTTTTTCAGAATCTCATCAGCAACGCGCTGAAATTTAAGGGCGACAAATCTCCGGAGGTGCAGATCTCCGCCGATGAATTTCCCGATCACTGGAAAATCACTGTTCGTGATAACGGCATCGGCATTGCGCCGGAATATCAGGAGCGGATTTTTAAGATATTTCAGCGCCTGCACAGCCGAGCGGATTATCCCGGCACCGGCATCGGTCTGGCGGTTTTTAAACGAATAATTGAGCGACACGGCGGAAAGAGCGGTGTAGAGTCCGAGGCAGGAAAAGGGAGTTCTTTCTGGTTCACTCTGCCGAAGAAAGGGAAAAACTGA
- a CDS encoding response regulator translates to MATYRAIEILLVEDNPGDVRLTQEALKENKIRNNLHVAKDGVEAMKFLRRINGHGGAPRPDLVLLDLNLPKKDGREVLAEIKTDESLRSIPVVILTTSDAEDDVAKAYHMYANCYIRKPIDLNRFIEVIKVIENFWLSIVELPPNH, encoded by the coding sequence ATGGCTACGTACCGTGCAATTGAAATTCTGCTGGTCGAAGATAATCCCGGAGATGTCCGCCTGACTCAGGAGGCGCTCAAGGAAAATAAAATCCGTAACAATCTGCACGTTGCGAAGGATGGCGTGGAAGCCATGAAGTTTCTCCGGCGCATAAACGGTCACGGAGGCGCCCCGCGTCCCGATCTGGTTCTTCTGGATCTGAATCTTCCCAAAAAAGACGGCCGTGAAGTGCTGGCCGAAATCAAGACGGATGAAAGCCTGCGCTCTATTCCGGTCGTGATTCTGACCACCTCTGACGCCGAAGACGATGTAGCCAAGGCCTATCACATGTACGCCAACTGCTATATCCGTAAGCCGATCGACCTGAACCGCTTCATCGAAGTAATCAAAGTCATCGAAAACTTCTGGCTCTCCATCGTCGAACTTCCGCCGAACCACTGA
- the rph gene encoding ribonuclease PH has translation MDKKPFNKISTGINLEEFINVAELRYDGRKPDQLRPVKFTRDFTINAKASVLVEMGNTKVICAVSVDESVPGWMRAQNVEGGWLTCEYSMLPSATADRAKREAAMGKLGGRTMEIQRLIGRALRSVIDLKKLGRRQLYIDCDVIQADGGTRTASITGAYVALRLAVDRLLAEKLIKEDPIKEAIAAISVGIHKGVPLLDLCYVEDSKAEVDMNVVMTASGKLVEVQGTAEAEPFTKEQMAQMMDLAEKGIKELLEAQKA, from the coding sequence ATGGATAAAAAACCGTTCAACAAAATCAGCACCGGCATCAATCTCGAAGAGTTCATCAACGTGGCGGAACTTCGTTACGACGGACGCAAACCCGACCAGCTCCGCCCGGTAAAATTTACCCGCGACTTCACCATCAACGCCAAAGCCTCCGTGCTGGTTGAAATGGGCAATACCAAAGTCATCTGCGCCGTCAGCGTGGACGAAAGCGTTCCCGGCTGGATGCGCGCCCAGAATGTCGAAGGCGGCTGGCTGACCTGCGAATATTCTATGCTCCCGAGCGCCACGGCCGACCGCGCCAAGCGTGAAGCCGCAATGGGAAAACTCGGCGGACGCACCATGGAAATTCAGCGGCTGATCGGCCGCGCGCTTCGCTCCGTCATTGATTTGAAAAAGCTGGGCCGCCGCCAGCTTTACATCGACTGCGACGTCATTCAGGCCGATGGCGGAACCCGTACAGCCTCCATCACCGGCGCGTATGTCGCGCTTCGCCTGGCGGTTGACCGCCTGCTCGCTGAAAAACTGATCAAAGAAGATCCGATCAAAGAAGCCATCGCCGCCATCAGCGTCGGAATTCATAAAGGCGTACCGCTGCTCGACCTCTGCTACGTCGAAGACTCCAAGGCGGAAGTGGATATGAACGTCGTCATGACCGCCTCCGGCAAACTGGTTGAAGTACAAGGCACCGCCGAAGCAGAGCCGTTCACCAAAGAGCAGATGGCTCAAATGATGGACCTCGCCGAAAAGGGGATCAAAGAACTTCTCGAAGCGCAGAAAGCGTAG